A genomic segment from Sparus aurata chromosome 20, fSpaAur1.1, whole genome shotgun sequence encodes:
- the arhgap17a gene encoding LOW QUALITY PROTEIN: rho GTPase-activating protein 17a (The sequence of the model RefSeq protein was modified relative to this genomic sequence to represent the inferred CDS: deleted 1 base in 1 codon) codes for MKKQFNRMKQLANQTVGRAEKTEVLSDDLLQIERRMELVRVVSHNTHKRMVSCLQGHIGADAEKRHKKLPLTSLSQAMVEGGNQLGEDSLIGKMMEVCGDAENRLASELMQHELQIEKDVLDPLSQLAEVDIPNILKQRKQLAKLVLDYDSARARWLQATKSIISGTNTQALTAKADLLKEEMDEAMNKVELCKDQLAADMYSFFSKEGDYARYFVTLLEAQADYHRKSLTVLENVLPTIQAQQDSWTEKPAFGTGLDEHLKRSGREIALPLEACVMMLLETGMKEEGLFRIAAGASKLKKLKAALDCSTSQLEEFYSDPHAVAGALKSYLRELPEPLMSYQLYDDWIQASSVTDPDKRLQALWVVCDKLPKNNKTNLRYLVKFLSKLAQDSEVNKMTPSNIAIVLGPNLLWAKTEGTLAEMAAATSVHVVAIVEPIIQHADWFFPEDVEFNVSGMFAMPTPASNHNNHLDYDCGTIERKRPVSMVGPENDATRKDNTPNKHSDHTLRRGSNTLGRKQHTSPAFQPPLPPVEAPGQGHVAGQVPQPSAEPQPQPQAPSGGFSGPEASQHSLAQNLAALAAAQQLLAQHTEELSNPKLRDSTPAQTPLLQRNGSGGGGQASGQLGTGTPGAGPMGPSPHMMRRGTKKQAPAPPKPTNPPPSQPCNSSNHASSSGSSQSLSPTPRPLSSHSPTSPTSPTSQPCATPRRHSSNQPPIQAPNHPPPEPPTQASPPPQQATLGGEQRSADPSPPGTPTPPDTPPPSAASHDAVAPPSPSPYQSGSLPRPRPVPKPRNRPSIPPPPQPNTQAGDTNGICATAYKMMDPAMTFKGLSRALVPEFAVDQQPATSSSSSSSSSSSLLSLPKDCDLDTESTVL; via the exons ATGAAGAAGCAGTTCAATCGGATGAAACAGCTCGCCAATCAGACAGTTGGCAG AGCGGAGAAAACAGAAGTCCTCAGTGATGACCTCCTGCAG ATTGAGCGGCGCATGGAGTTGGTGCGTGTGGTgtcccacaacacacacaagaggATGGTGTCATGTCTACAGGGACACATCGGTGCAGATGCAGAGAAGAGACAT aaaaagcttCCTCTGACTTCACTATCCCAGGCGATGGTGGAAGGTGGAAACCAGCTGGGAGAGGACTCCTTGATAGG GAAGATGATGGAAGTGTGCGGCGATGCAGAGAACCGCCTGGCATCAGAGCTGATGCAACACGAGCTGCAGATAGAGAAGGACGTTCTGGATCCCCTCAGCCAGCTAGCAGAG GTGGACATTCCCAACATCctgaagcagagaaaacagctgGCCAAATTGGTGCTGGACTATGATTCTGCCAGAGCAAG ATGGTTGCAGGCAACCAAGTCAATAATCTCAGGAACAAACACTCAGGCACTGACGGCCAAGGCTGACCTACTCAAGGAGGAGATGGATGAGGCCATGAACAAAGTGGAGCTTTGCAAG GATCAGCTGGCTGCAGACATGTACAGCTTTTTCTCAAAAGAAGGGGACTATGCCCGCTACTTTGTAACA CTCTTAGAAGCTCAAGCTGATTACCACAGAAAGTCTCTCACTGTTCTGGAGAATGTCTTGCCAACCATCCAGGCACAGCAAG ACTCGTGGACAGAGAAGCCTGCGTTTGGCACTGGGCTGGACGAACACCTGAAGAGAAGTGGAAGAGAGATCGCCCTGCCGTTAGAGGCCTGTGTCATGATGCTTCTAGAGACTGGCATGAAAGAGGAG gGTCTATTCAGAATCGCAGCAGGGGCATCCAAGCTTAAGAAACTAAAGGCAGCGCTGGATTGTTCCACGTCGCAACTGGAGGAGTTCTACTCAGACCCCCACGCTGTCGCTG GAGCACTGAAGTCCTACCTGAGGGAGCTGCCCGAACCTCTTATGAGTTACCAGCTTTATGATGATTGGATTCAGGCATCCAG TGTGACGGACCCGGACAAGAGGCTCCAGGCGCTCTGGGTTGTTTGTGATAAGCTACCAAAGAACAACAAAACCAACCTGAG gtATCTGGTGAAGTTTCTGTCCAAACTGGCTCAGGACAGCGAGGTGAACAAAATGACTCCGAGCAACATCGCCATCGTCCTGGGGCCCAACCTGCTCTGGGCCAAGACTGAGGG GACTCTAGCTGAGATGGCTGCAGCTACCTCTGTGCACGTGGTGGCCATCGTGGAGCCCATCATCCAGCACGCTGACTGGTTCTTTCCTGAGG ATGTGGAGTTCAACGTGTCCGGCATGTTTGCGATGCCCACGCCGGCGTCCAACCACAACAACCACCTTGACTACGACTGCGGCACCATAGAGAGGAAGAGGCCCGTCAGTATGGTGGGACCGGAG AACGACGCAACGCGCAAAGACAA CACCCCTAACAAGCACTCGGACCACACCCTCCGTAGAGGCAGTAACACCTTAGGTAGAAAGCAGCACACTTCACCCGCCTTCCAGCCTCCTTTACCCCCTGTGGAGGCTCCGGGGCAGGGGCACGTGGCCGGGCAGGTCCCCCAGCCCTCCGCCGAGCCCCAGCCCCAGCCACAGGCTCCATCAGGGGGTTTTTCGGGGCCTGAAGCTTCCCAGCATAGCCTGGCGCAGAATCTGGCTGCTCTGGCAGCCGCTCAGCAGCTTCTAGCCCAGCACACAGAGGAGCTCAG CAACCCAAAGCTGCGAGACTCCACGCCGGCCCAGACCCCTCTGCTCCAGAGGAACGGCTCTGGAGGTGGGGGCCAGGCCTCAGGGCAGCTGGGCACTGGGACACCCGGGGCTGGACCCATGGGGCCCAGCCCGCATATGATGCGCAGAG GTACCAAGAAGCAGGCTCCTGCCCCTCCCAAGCCGACAAACCCTCCACCCAGCCAGCCCTGTAATTCCTCCAACCACGCCTCCTCCTCAGGCTCCTCGCAGTCCCTCAGCCCCACCCCCAGACCTCTGTCCAGCCACTCGCCCACCTCGCCCACCTCTCCCACCTCGCAGCCATGTGCCACACCCAGACGCCACTCCAGTAACCAGCCCCCAATCCAGGCGCCCAACCATCCGCCCCCGGAGCCCCCGACACAGGCCAGTCCCCCGCCGCAGCAGGCGACACTCGGCGGAGAACAGAGGAGCGCCGACCCCTCGCCCCCGGGCACCCCGACCCCTCCGGAcacccctcctccctcagccgCCAGCCACGATGCGGTCGCCCCTCCGTCCCCGTCTCCATACCAGTCGGGCTCGCTCCCCCGGCCACGGCCCGTCCCCAAGCCCCGGAACAGACCGAGCATCCCGCCGCCGCCGCAACCCAACACACAGGCCGGTGACACCAACGGGATCTGTGCCACTGCTTACAAGATGATGG aCCCGGCGATGACTTTCAAAGGGCTGAGTCGAGCGTTGGTCCCTGAGTTCGCTGTAGACCAGCAGCCAgcgacctcctcctcctcctcctcctcctcttcctcctccctcctgtctcttCCCAAAGACTGTGACCTGGACACTGAGAGCACTGTCCTATAA